A genomic segment from Malaclemys terrapin pileata isolate rMalTer1 chromosome 1, rMalTer1.hap1, whole genome shotgun sequence encodes:
- the IL26 gene encoding interleukin-26, whose product MRLYSLFRSGLLLVLLCLFIAEGKKASSGKNSCRKGMISKVTENLYVKATTFKASIPKDLIKNRRLLKKTTKKLFMKNCSVRDQLLSFYVKNVFGGLGIGSDKVYIVSTFQTLQENLSNCLPCAPTTRVTTAVKKIKKTFDKLGEKGIYKAISELDILLPWIQTYIETIK is encoded by the exons aTGAGACTGTATTCTCTTTTCAGGTCTGGTCTTCTTTTAGTTCTACTGTGTCTTTTCATTGCtgaaggcaaaaaggcatcctcaGGCAAGAACAGCTGTCGAAAAGGAATGATCTCCAAAGTGACAGAGAACCTATATGTCAAGGCAACTACTTTCAAAGCATCTATTCCA AAAGATCTCATCAAGAACAGAAGATTGTTAAAAAAGACAACCAAAAAGTTGTTTATG aaaaatTGCAGCGTTCGAGATCAGCTTCTCTCATTCTACGTGAAAAATGTTTTTGGAGGCCTTGGTATTGGAAGTGACAAGGTGTACATAGTTAGCACCTTTCAGACCCTGCAGGAGAACCTAAGCAACTGT CTACCatgtgctccaaccactagagTAACTACGGCTgtcaaaaaaataaagaaaacgttTGATAAG CTTGGAGAAAAGGGCATCTACAAAGCCATCAGTGAACTTGATATTCTCCTTCCCTGGATTCAGACTTACATAGAAACCATCAAATAG
- the IL22 gene encoding interleukin-22, giving the protein MVSIQNWMRCSPAWIFFCFCCLPLLLLALPMPPKGAGVAPASHSCRLRKISFQESYIRNRTYTLAKLARISDQDTDNRLIGQQLYVNVQETNRCYVMKRVIEIIVNEVLLSAPRNHYPHIQEVAQFLEALSKELSGCKFSGHREHVEKNLEEMKDKMKQLGVSGKNKAIGELDLLFDYMENACTEAPKRIATSKGGNKKKN; this is encoded by the exons ATGGTGTCCATACAGAACTGGATGAGGTGCTCCCCGGCATGGATCTTTTTCTGCTTCTGCTGTCTTCCTCTCCTTCTCCTGGCCCTCCCCATGCCTCCAAAAGGAGCAGGAGTTGCTCCTGCCAGTCACTCCTGCAGACTCAGAAAGATCAGCTTCCAGGAATCCTACATCAGGAATCGCACCTACACGTTGGCCAAACTG GCTAGGATCTCGGACCAGGACACAGACAACAGGCTCATTGGACAGCAGCTGTACGTTAATGTCCAG GAGACTAATCGCTGCTATGTGATGAAGAGGGTAATAGAGATCATAGTGAATGAAGTACTTCTCTCTGCACCCAGGAACCATTATCCACACATCCAGGAGGTGGCACAGTTCTTAGAAGCTCTGAGCAAAGAGCTAAGTGGCTGC aaattcTCAGGACACAGAGAACATGTCGAAAAGAACCTGGAAGAAATGAAAGACAAAATGAAACAG tTGGGAGTTAGTGGAAAGAACAAAGCAATTGGGGAGCTGGATTTGCTCTTTGATTACATGGAAAATGCATGCACTGAAGCACCGAAGAGAATTGCTACTAGTAAGGGAGGAAACAAGAAGAAAAACTGA